In a genomic window of Holophagaceae bacterium:
- a CDS encoding GNAT family N-acetyltransferase: MPSPPIDVLSASGFSLDALTALFNRGFEDYLFPVNLTQESLSHRIWTEDVDLHSCKVALVDGEPSGFAFIARRGCRSRLAAMGVIKESRQQGVGRMLARAILADARVRHGGGDREMRLEVFEDNNAARKLYEGEGFRILRRLSGRTLSSPRAASAPLELHDTPVWNHVVSAEAMDLPWQLEPETLAVLGAPARVASLDGKAWALIYGSSAAMLVLRGLYVRPGHRRQGYATKLIGALAAMHPGRTIHFPPLIPEPMGTGFFERLGFQADAMNQVEMAISFL, from the coding sequence ATGCCCAGCCCGCCGATCGACGTTCTCAGCGCCTCCGGCTTCAGCCTGGATGCCTTGACGGCGCTATTCAACCGCGGCTTCGAGGACTATCTGTTCCCGGTGAACCTGACTCAAGAAAGCCTGAGCCACCGCATCTGGACAGAGGATGTGGATCTCCATTCCTGCAAAGTCGCACTGGTGGATGGTGAGCCGTCGGGTTTCGCCTTCATCGCCAGGCGAGGGTGCCGGAGCCGCTTGGCGGCCATGGGCGTCATCAAGGAATCCCGGCAGCAGGGAGTCGGGCGGATGCTCGCCCGCGCGATCCTGGCCGATGCCAGGGTCCGCCACGGCGGTGGCGACCGGGAGATGCGGTTGGAAGTTTTCGAAGACAACAATGCCGCCCGGAAACTCTATGAAGGCGAGGGATTCCGGATCCTGCGGCGGCTGTCGGGCCGCACCTTGAGCTCTCCGAGGGCGGCCTCAGCTCCATTGGAATTGCACGATACGCCTGTGTGGAATCACGTCGTATCCGCCGAAGCGATGGACCTGCCCTGGCAGTTGGAACCTGAAACCTTGGCAGTGCTGGGGGCCCCGGCGCGGGTGGCGAGCCTGGACGGCAAGGCCTGGGCGCTCATCTATGGATCGTCCGCAGCCATGCTGGTGCTCCGGGGGCTTTACGTGAGGCCTGGCCATCGGCGGCAGGGTTACGCCACGAAACTCATCGGGGCCTTGGCCGCCATGCACCCTGGCCGCACCATCCATTTCCCGCCCCTGATCCCTGAGCCCATGGGAACAGGATTCTTCGAGCGCCTCGGCTTCCAGGCGGACGCCATGAACCAGGTGGAGATGGCCATCTCGTTTTTGTAG
- a CDS encoding acetyl-CoA C-acyltransferase, whose product MDSTPGGTAMDILLLPGKRTPFAEYNGLLRHQRAQDLGAHAGKAALQAASVDPGHIGHVVFGMVLHTTADALYAARHVGLNSGVPQEVPALLVNRLCGSGFEAVADAARMLQAGDAKAVLAGGMEAMSQAPFVLRGDLRSGLKLGAGKLEDSLMQGLYDTQCGLYMAQTAENIAKDRAITREAQDAFAATSQARAEAAWNSGIYAEEIAPMEVPQGRKTIVVDRDDHMRPGTTAESLSKLPAAFGKDGTVTGGNASGIVDGAAAMVVTTGDEAAKRGWTPIARVVASSAVGVEPARMGLGPVPAIRAVLDKAGLRLADMDFVEVNEAFAAQCLAVMHDLELDPAKTNVDGGAIALGHPLAASGSRLLLHLAYRLRSTGKRYGLASACIGGGMGMAVVIERC is encoded by the coding sequence ATGGATTCTACCCCAGGAGGAACAGCCATGGACATCCTGCTGCTGCCGGGCAAGCGAACGCCCTTCGCGGAGTACAACGGGCTGCTGCGCCACCAGCGCGCCCAGGACCTCGGCGCCCACGCGGGGAAAGCCGCGCTGCAGGCGGCTTCGGTGGATCCCGGGCACATCGGCCATGTGGTGTTCGGCATGGTGCTGCACACCACCGCCGATGCGCTGTACGCGGCCCGACATGTGGGCCTGAATTCCGGCGTGCCCCAGGAAGTGCCAGCCCTGTTGGTGAACCGCTTGTGCGGTTCGGGATTCGAGGCGGTGGCCGATGCCGCGCGGATGCTCCAGGCGGGCGACGCCAAGGCGGTCCTCGCGGGCGGCATGGAGGCCATGAGCCAGGCGCCCTTCGTGCTGCGGGGCGATCTGCGCTCGGGGCTGAAACTCGGTGCCGGAAAGCTCGAAGACAGCCTGATGCAGGGGCTCTACGACACCCAATGCGGGCTCTACATGGCCCAGACCGCCGAGAACATCGCGAAGGACCGCGCCATCACGCGGGAAGCCCAGGATGCCTTCGCCGCCACGAGCCAGGCCCGGGCCGAGGCCGCGTGGAATTCAGGGATCTATGCGGAAGAGATCGCGCCGATGGAAGTTCCGCAGGGCCGTAAGACCATCGTGGTGGACCGCGATGACCACATGCGTCCCGGCACGACCGCCGAATCCCTGTCGAAGCTGCCGGCGGCCTTCGGCAAGGATGGAACCGTCACAGGCGGCAATGCTTCGGGCATCGTGGATGGCGCCGCTGCGATGGTGGTGACCACTGGCGACGAAGCCGCGAAGCGCGGCTGGACTCCCATCGCCCGGGTGGTGGCTTCGAGCGCAGTCGGCGTGGAACCCGCGCGCATGGGCCTGGGCCCGGTGCCCGCAATCCGGGCCGTCTTGGACAAAGCCGGCCTGAGGCTCGCCGACATGGATTTCGTCGAAGTGAACGAAGCCTTCGCCGCCCAATGCCTGGCCGTGATGCACGATCTCGAATTGGATCCCGCGAAGACCAACGTCGACGGCGGGGCCATCGCGCTGGGGCACCCGCTGGCCGCGAGCGGATCAAGGCTGCTGCTGCACCTCGCCTACCGTTTGCGCTCCACCGGCAAGCGCTATGGGCTGGCTTCCGCCTGCATCGGCGGCGGCATGGGCATGGCGGTGGTCATCGAGCGCTGCTGA
- a CDS encoding FHA domain-containing protein yields MMRRFDLTPASSSFLIGRDPAVTNLGNNLTPVKLNSGRVSRSHLLLKFEGGEWWAQDLGSTNTTVYQGVGKLLAGEPTVLPSDRPCRFLVGGYLVVLNQLRGKAYVEVHDPHDTGPTDANAATTRMESLSNPLRKLARKASKLMGK; encoded by the coding sequence ATGATGCGCCGCTTCGATCTCACCCCCGCCTCCTCCTCCTTCCTCATCGGGAGGGATCCCGCCGTGACGAATCTCGGCAACAACCTGACTCCCGTCAAACTGAACAGCGGGAGGGTCTCGCGATCCCACCTGCTTCTGAAATTCGAAGGCGGGGAATGGTGGGCGCAGGATCTCGGATCCACCAACACCACGGTCTACCAGGGCGTCGGGAAGCTCCTGGCGGGCGAACCCACGGTCCTGCCCAGCGACCGGCCCTGCCGTTTCCTGGTGGGCGGCTACCTGGTGGTGCTGAACCAACTCCGGGGAAAGGCCTACGTGGAAGTCCACGATCCCCACGATACCGGCCCCACGGACGCCAATGCCGCCACGACCCGCATGGAATCCCTTTCGAATCCGCTCAGGAAGCTGGCCCGGAAAGCCTCCAAGCTGATGGGGAAGTGA
- a CDS encoding response regulator, whose amino-acid sequence MRLLIVEDDPRAAKALERSFGEHGFGVELALDGELGLSLAATGEFDCLVLDVMLPKMDGFTVLTELRAAGILTPVIFLTARDALPDRIRGLELGGGDYLVKPFAFSELLLRVHNLLGRGSEAAPRNWVIGDLTVMPSQRKIFRAGTALVLSAQEYALLEILARNAGHTVTRTRIAEELWDMAFDGDPNLVDAAVRRLRRKVDDPFPDKLIRTQRGVGYILEVPCV is encoded by the coding sequence ATGAGACTGCTGATTGTGGAGGATGATCCCAGGGCCGCCAAGGCTCTGGAACGGAGCTTCGGCGAGCATGGCTTCGGCGTGGAATTGGCTCTTGATGGCGAATTGGGCCTGTCCCTGGCGGCGACCGGCGAGTTCGATTGCCTGGTGCTGGATGTCATGCTGCCGAAAATGGACGGGTTCACCGTGCTGACGGAACTTCGGGCCGCCGGAATCCTGACGCCGGTGATTTTCCTGACTGCCCGGGACGCTCTCCCCGACCGCATCCGGGGCCTTGAATTGGGCGGCGGCGACTACCTCGTCAAACCCTTCGCCTTTTCTGAATTGCTCCTGCGCGTCCACAACCTGCTCGGCCGCGGATCCGAAGCTGCGCCGCGGAACTGGGTCATCGGGGACCTGACGGTGATGCCTTCGCAGCGGAAGATTTTCCGCGCTGGAACGGCCCTGGTCCTCAGCGCCCAGGAATACGCCCTGCTGGAGATCCTGGCGCGAAACGCCGGGCACACCGTCACCCGCACTCGCATCGCGGAAGAACTGTGGGACATGGCTTTCGACGGGGATCCGAACCTCGTGGACGCGGCGGTCCGGCGCCTCCGCCGGAAGGTCGATGATCCATTCCCAGACAAGCTAATCCGCACCCAGCGCGGCGTGGGCTATATCCTCGAAGTCCCCTGTGTTTGA
- a CDS encoding HAMP domain-containing protein, translating to MAAATGIYLYSSFRHAITVTVVRELETTAKVIAHRLDEDHLPLNKEVLDVGEHLQVRVADAEKKVRLESKGMDQSVPLAVYPIPERPWTFQEGRKDLEHSLTLLSVQYSGGWVQIARNHDTEDELLRKFRTSLYRVLGVIPVLAALIGYWFMRHSLAPLKQLAERTGSIKPQNLQVRLDPAEFPSELEPIALALNGTLGRLETAFTRLGEMNSDMAHDLRTPVHSLRLEIEGLLSRRGNPPEMDESLSGMMETLDHMAAVIEQMLFLARTEDPATQIQRASLDVEALLQSAAAPFESIAEECQVSIGIEIAGDREMAGDPTLLRRALHNLLANAIRHSKPGSHVVLRTFVEPGKRILEVQDQGEGISASLLTRLGQRFLRQDPSRDQQKGGAGLGLAIVQGIVRMHGGTFEIESQEGIGSRTKITLPST from the coding sequence ATGGCTGCCGCAACCGGCATCTACCTCTATTCTTCCTTCCGCCACGCGATCACGGTCACCGTGGTCAGGGAATTGGAAACCACCGCCAAGGTGATTGCGCACCGGTTGGACGAGGACCATCTTCCATTGAACAAGGAGGTTCTGGACGTTGGCGAACATCTCCAGGTCCGTGTGGCGGATGCAGAAAAGAAAGTCCGCCTAGAATCGAAAGGCATGGACCAGTCGGTGCCGTTGGCCGTGTACCCGATTCCAGAGCGCCCGTGGACATTCCAGGAAGGACGGAAGGACCTGGAACACAGCCTGACGCTGCTATCGGTCCAGTATTCCGGAGGATGGGTCCAGATCGCCCGCAACCACGACACAGAGGATGAATTGCTGCGGAAGTTCAGGACTTCTTTGTACAGGGTCCTGGGCGTCATCCCCGTCCTGGCGGCGCTCATCGGCTATTGGTTCATGCGGCATTCCCTAGCCCCCTTGAAACAATTGGCGGAGCGCACCGGAAGCATCAAACCGCAAAACCTCCAGGTCCGGCTCGATCCGGCCGAATTCCCGAGCGAACTGGAGCCCATCGCCCTTGCCTTGAATGGAACGCTTGGCAGGCTTGAAACCGCCTTCACCCGCCTGGGCGAGATGAACAGCGACATGGCCCACGACCTGAGGACGCCAGTCCATTCCCTCCGGCTGGAGATCGAGGGACTTCTCTCGCGGCGCGGCAATCCCCCGGAAATGGATGAATCGCTTTCGGGGATGATGGAAACCCTGGACCACATGGCCGCGGTGATCGAGCAGATGCTGTTCCTGGCCCGGACCGAGGACCCCGCCACCCAGATCCAAAGAGCCAGCCTGGACGTGGAAGCCCTCCTCCAGAGCGCCGCGGCACCCTTCGAATCCATCGCGGAGGAATGCCAAGTCAGCATCGGGATCGAGATCGCCGGCGATAGGGAGATGGCCGGGGATCCCACGCTGCTCCGCCGGGCGCTGCACAACCTGCTGGCGAATGCGATCAGGCACTCGAAGCCGGGAAGCCACGTGGTCCTGCGGACCTTCGTCGAACCGGGCAAACGGATTTTGGAAGTGCAAGATCAAGGCGAGGGCATATCCGCGAGCCTTCTCACGCGGTTGGGCCAGCGGTTTCTGCGCCAGGATCCATCCCGGGACCAGCAGAAAGGCGGAGCTGGACTGGGTCTGGCCATTGTGCAAGGCATCGTGCGGATGCACGGCGGAACGTTCGAGATCGAGAGCCAGGAAGGGATCGGTTCCCGGACAAAAATCACATTGCCCTCAACCTGA
- a CDS encoding Rrf2 family transcriptional regulator, which yields MLALNKTTGYAIQALASLDEPGGKPKFIEVIAAETMVPQPYLRKVIRKLSALGFIHTRQGLKGGAILAKLKKEITLFDIAEATGSFGPELDQLLPPGEGGILHASLWEEHWAGLREELVRHLRSVTLADITQEKNAGESESRDASGVSPC from the coding sequence GTGCTCGCGCTGAACAAGACCACCGGCTATGCCATTCAAGCCCTGGCCTCTCTCGATGAGCCCGGCGGCAAGCCCAAGTTCATCGAGGTGATCGCCGCGGAAACGATGGTCCCCCAGCCTTACCTCCGGAAGGTGATCCGGAAGCTGTCCGCCTTGGGGTTCATCCATACGCGCCAGGGCCTCAAAGGCGGAGCGATCCTCGCGAAGCTTAAAAAAGAAATCACCCTGTTCGACATCGCGGAAGCCACTGGGTCCTTCGGGCCCGAGTTGGATCAGCTGCTTCCCCCGGGAGAGGGCGGGATCCTCCATGCGAGCCTCTGGGAGGAGCACTGGGCGGGACTCCGGGAGGAATTGGTCAGGCACCTGCGCTCGGTGACCTTGGCGGACATCACCCAAGAGAAGAACGCGGGCGAATCCGAGTCCAGGGATGCATCCGGAGTGTCTCCCTGCTGA
- a CDS encoding YafY family transcriptional regulator, giving the protein MRRADRLFQIVQILRRDRLSTAARIAEELGISRRTLYRDMSDLQASGVPIEGEAGTGYRLPRHFDLPPMMFTVDEAEAIFLGLNIASAWADPALAEAAATARRKLQSGLTEGLRRALRDSVLEAPGFHVSEAHKAPLADLRQAVRSRLRLRVAYEDKEGKASERSLRPLGLYFWGGTWTLAAWCEIRQGFRTFRVDRLKSWEVGEPFSSEEGKELADYLAQVESQ; this is encoded by the coding sequence ATGCGCCGTGCGGACCGCCTTTTCCAGATCGTGCAGATCCTCCGGCGAGACCGGCTCAGCACGGCGGCCCGGATCGCGGAAGAGCTGGGCATATCGCGCCGCACGCTTTACCGGGATATGTCGGACCTGCAGGCTTCCGGCGTGCCCATTGAGGGTGAAGCGGGAACCGGCTACCGGCTCCCCCGGCATTTCGATTTGCCGCCGATGATGTTCACGGTGGATGAAGCCGAGGCTATCTTCCTGGGCCTGAACATCGCCTCGGCCTGGGCGGATCCGGCCTTGGCCGAGGCCGCCGCCACCGCCCGCCGCAAGCTGCAATCGGGCCTCACGGAGGGCCTGCGCCGCGCCCTCAGGGATTCGGTGCTGGAGGCTCCGGGTTTCCATGTGTCGGAGGCGCACAAGGCGCCGCTGGCGGACCTTCGCCAGGCCGTGCGCAGCCGCCTGCGCCTGCGCGTGGCCTACGAGGACAAGGAGGGCAAGGCCAGCGAACGTTCATTGCGCCCGCTGGGGCTCTATTTTTGGGGCGGCACCTGGACCCTCGCGGCCTGGTGCGAGATCCGCCAGGGTTTCCGGACCTTCCGGGTGGACCGGCTCAAGTCCTGGGAAGTGGGAGAACCCTTCTCCTCTGAGGAAGGGAAGGAGTTGGCGGATTACCTTGCGCAGGTGGAATCCCAATGA
- the rho gene encoding transcription termination factor Rho encodes MSLSELKQQPIGRLAELAKELNIENPLSMRRQELMFRVLESQASREGYFFAEGVLEVLPEGFGFLRAPEQNYLAGPEDIYVSPSQIRKFNLHTGDTLSGMIRPPKAEEKFFALLRVDAVNFDPPPLAKDRAHFDNLVPLYPTSLLKMERDAAELSTRVMDLMTPLGKGQRALIVAPPRTGKTVLLQNIANSITANHPEVFLIVLLIDERPEEVTDMERNVKGEVISSTFDEPATRHVQVAEMVIEKAKRLVEHKKDVVILLDSITRLARAYNTVVPPSGKVLSGGVDSNALQRPKRFFGAARNIEEGGSLTIVATALIETGSRMDDVIFEEFKGTGNSEIVLDRKLSDKRIFPSMDIQKSGTRKEDLIIEAPKLAKIWVLRKILSGSGPVESMELLLDRLAKTKSNEEFLANLQEPAPRR; translated from the coding sequence TTGAGCCTCTCGGAGCTCAAGCAGCAGCCCATCGGCCGTCTGGCGGAGCTTGCCAAGGAATTGAACATCGAAAACCCGCTGTCCATGCGGAGGCAGGAGCTGATGTTCCGGGTGCTGGAATCCCAGGCCAGCCGGGAGGGGTATTTCTTCGCAGAAGGCGTCCTGGAGGTCCTGCCCGAAGGTTTCGGGTTCCTGCGCGCGCCGGAGCAGAACTACCTGGCGGGCCCCGAGGACATCTACGTTTCACCCTCTCAGATCCGAAAATTCAACCTGCACACGGGCGACACCCTGAGCGGCATGATCCGGCCGCCGAAGGCCGAAGAAAAATTCTTCGCGCTGCTGCGGGTGGACGCGGTGAATTTCGATCCGCCGCCCTTGGCCAAGGACCGGGCCCATTTCGACAACCTGGTGCCGCTCTATCCGACCTCCCTGCTGAAGATGGAACGCGACGCGGCGGAGCTCAGCACCCGCGTCATGGACCTGATGACACCCTTGGGCAAGGGCCAGCGCGCCCTCATCGTGGCGCCGCCGCGCACGGGCAAGACCGTGCTGCTCCAGAACATCGCGAACTCCATCACCGCGAACCATCCGGAGGTTTTCCTCATCGTGCTGCTCATCGACGAGCGCCCCGAGGAAGTCACGGACATGGAGCGGAACGTGAAGGGCGAGGTCATCTCCTCGACGTTCGACGAGCCAGCCACGCGCCACGTCCAGGTGGCTGAGATGGTCATCGAGAAGGCCAAGCGCCTGGTGGAGCACAAGAAGGATGTCGTCATCCTGCTGGATTCGATCACGCGTCTTGCGCGGGCCTACAACACCGTGGTGCCGCCTTCGGGCAAGGTGCTGAGCGGCGGCGTGGACAGCAATGCGCTGCAGCGGCCGAAACGCTTTTTCGGCGCCGCGCGCAACATCGAAGAAGGCGGCAGCCTCACCATCGTCGCCACGGCGCTCATCGAGACCGGATCGCGCATGGACGACGTGATCTTCGAAGAATTCAAGGGCACCGGCAACAGCGAGATCGTGCTGGACCGGAAACTCAGCGACAAGCGCATCTTCCCGAGCATGGACATCCAGAAGAGCGGTACCCGCAAAGAAGACCTGATCATCGAAGCCCCCAAGCTCGCCAAGATCTGGGTCCTGCGCAAGATCCTGAGCGGCAGCGGTCCCGTGGAGAGCATGGAGCTCCTCCTGGACCGCCTCGCCAAAACCAAGAGCAACGAAGAGTTCCTGGCCAATCTTCAAGAGCCAGCTCCGAGGCGCTAG
- a CDS encoding alpha/beta fold hydrolase, producing MTPRPQPTFATLASGVRLHYRVQGDPSKPWLVLLNGLLSDTTMWAGVLPGLAGHFRVLTFDSRGQGRSDAPEPGPYPTALLAAEAWELMQTLGVEKPWLVGLSNGSAMSLELLADHPQAFAGAVLTSSVAWTDFAMGLKSEHWARCLEVGGPLMQFDAVAPFLWGDRFLEARHGVLRAYHQVVTGRGPIHGPLHQIRGVAGWDIRDRLPRISAPVLLLCGAEDLLTPPWRCLETAQLIPHARLEMVAGIGHSFPVEDPKAFVQRVLGFVGLARPAKKA from the coding sequence ATGACTCCGCGCCCGCAGCCAACCTTCGCCACCCTTGCCAGTGGCGTGAGGCTGCACTACCGCGTCCAGGGAGACCCTTCAAAACCCTGGCTGGTGCTGCTGAATGGTTTGCTGAGCGATACGACCATGTGGGCCGGCGTGCTGCCGGGCCTGGCTGGCCATTTCCGGGTGCTGACGTTCGACTCGCGCGGGCAGGGCCGCTCCGACGCGCCGGAGCCCGGCCCCTATCCCACGGCCCTGCTGGCGGCCGAAGCCTGGGAACTGATGCAGACCCTGGGCGTCGAAAAGCCATGGCTGGTGGGCCTTTCCAATGGCTCGGCCATGAGCCTGGAGCTGCTGGCGGACCACCCGCAGGCCTTCGCGGGGGCGGTGCTCACCAGTTCCGTGGCCTGGACCGATTTCGCGATGGGCCTGAAATCGGAGCACTGGGCGCGGTGCCTGGAAGTCGGTGGCCCCCTGATGCAATTCGACGCGGTGGCGCCGTTCCTATGGGGCGACCGCTTTCTGGAAGCCCGCCACGGCGTGTTGCGGGCCTATCACCAGGTTGTGACGGGGCGGGGGCCCATCCACGGGCCGCTCCACCAGATCCGCGGGGTGGCGGGCTGGGACATCCGGGACCGGCTGCCCCGGATTTCGGCCCCGGTCCTGCTGCTTTGCGGTGCCGAGGATCTGCTCACCCCGCCCTGGCGCTGCCTGGAAACCGCCCAGCTCATTCCCCACGCCCGCTTGGAAATGGTGGCGGGCATCGGGCACTCCTTTCCCGTGGAGGATCCGAAAGCCTTCGTCCAAAGGGTCCTGGGCTTTGTTGGACTAGCCCGGCCGGCCAAAAAGGCCTAA
- a CDS encoding acyl-CoA thioesterase, with protein MPGATELVVTLPLSTDAELRKRYRIIDQPVKGNVRFGLLLEVLDKLAEEAALAYVRESFPDARVVTAAIDNIYIRNAADLMRDLVFGARINFVGRTSMEVGIRVEHPATATEPAAHIASCYFTMVARSTAGEGALSLVLPAFQPADELGKRRWQRAIERREAYRKGLQQAQEPPSRQEHALLTELHAAQDERGFDGLVAGRCVTESWDRTYPEHENVPEKIFGGHLIRRAYEQSAICAEEVAPDRPVIVAVNRINFVQPVRMGDKLHLVSRAVYTGGSSVCIETDIMRISRDRKQINLSNACIFTFVNVDDDLRPQAVPRVHPATYKEDAAYLAAHRRRLEHLRHMAAKRGMP; from the coding sequence ATGCCTGGTGCCACAGAACTCGTCGTCACGCTTCCGCTCTCCACGGACGCCGAACTGCGGAAGCGGTACCGGATCATCGACCAGCCCGTGAAGGGCAACGTGCGTTTCGGGCTGCTGCTGGAAGTGCTGGACAAGCTGGCTGAAGAGGCTGCCCTGGCCTACGTCCGCGAAAGCTTTCCTGATGCGCGGGTGGTGACGGCGGCCATCGACAACATCTACATCCGCAATGCCGCGGACCTGATGCGCGACCTGGTGTTCGGCGCCCGCATCAATTTCGTGGGCCGCACCTCCATGGAGGTGGGCATCCGCGTGGAGCATCCCGCGACGGCCACAGAACCCGCCGCCCACATCGCTTCCTGCTATTTCACCATGGTGGCGCGGAGCACCGCCGGCGAGGGCGCGCTCAGCCTCGTGCTTCCAGCTTTCCAGCCAGCCGATGAGTTGGGGAAACGGCGCTGGCAACGGGCCATCGAGCGGCGCGAGGCCTATCGCAAGGGCTTGCAGCAGGCTCAGGAACCGCCCAGCCGCCAGGAGCACGCCCTGCTCACGGAATTGCATGCAGCTCAGGATGAGCGGGGATTCGACGGCCTGGTGGCGGGCCGCTGCGTGACCGAAAGTTGGGACCGCACCTACCCGGAGCACGAGAATGTGCCGGAAAAGATCTTTGGCGGCCACCTGATCCGCAGGGCCTACGAACAGAGTGCCATCTGCGCGGAGGAAGTGGCGCCGGACCGGCCGGTCATCGTCGCGGTGAACCGGATCAATTTCGTGCAGCCCGTCCGCATGGGCGACAAGCTCCATCTGGTGAGCCGCGCCGTCTACACGGGCGGTTCCTCGGTCTGCATCGAGACCGACATCATGCGGATTTCCCGGGACCGCAAGCAGATCAACCTGTCCAACGCCTGCATCTTCACCTTCGTCAATGTGGATGATGATCTGCGTCCCCAAGCGGTGCCGCGCGTCCATCCCGCCACCTACAAGGAGGACGCCGCTTACCTCGCTGCCCACCGGCGGAGGCTGGAACACTTGAGGCACATGGCCGCGAAGCGGGGGATGCCATGA
- a CDS encoding DEAD/DEAH box helicase, whose translation MNTNTFAALGCNAALVAALERRGYTTPMPVQAETFKAGIAGRDLLVQSRTGSGKTLAFGLPLIHRLTPEKYPQALILAPTRELAQQVGEELRSVDRGLNIALLVGGTPYQPQMKALHYGSSIVVGTPGRVMDHLDRGSLDLSKISMVVLDECDEMLNMGFIEDVEKILAAAPKGPQTYLFSATLPPPIASLAKRFLKDPVKIQLSGTGEQAQHADIAHAACLVPDHVRVKALVNLLLLDNPSAALIFTKTKAETEEVAEALTQAGLSAAFLHGDLVQASRTRILNQFKSGKLHLLVATDVAARGLDIGGLPLVVHLGIPHQLENYIHRSGRTGRAGAKGTSMSLVAWKESRILMAWARRGGLNIVWRPIPQQGDLRTAAAQRLAEKLKAADTLAHRPEAESLLSAYAPVDLVSKLLNFIEREEATGFDIPEEPARDRVPYKRENASRPYAKPTFDRGDKKPFEKKPYEKRSYEKKPFEKKPFEKKPYAAGDKGGFKPKADRPTGTPFKKKG comes from the coding sequence GTGAACACGAATACCTTCGCAGCCTTGGGCTGCAATGCTGCCCTGGTGGCGGCCCTCGAACGCCGTGGCTACACGACGCCCATGCCCGTGCAGGCGGAGACTTTCAAGGCCGGCATCGCAGGCCGTGACCTACTGGTGCAAAGCCGGACCGGCTCAGGCAAGACCCTGGCCTTCGGCCTGCCCCTGATCCACCGGCTGACCCCTGAAAAATATCCGCAGGCCCTCATCCTGGCCCCCACGCGGGAATTGGCCCAGCAAGTCGGTGAAGAATTGCGCAGCGTGGATCGCGGCCTGAATATCGCGCTGCTGGTCGGCGGAACGCCCTACCAGCCCCAGATGAAGGCGTTGCACTACGGATCTAGCATCGTGGTGGGCACGCCCGGCCGGGTGATGGACCACCTGGACCGCGGGAGCCTCGATCTCTCAAAAATCTCCATGGTGGTGCTCGACGAGTGCGACGAGATGCTCAACATGGGCTTCATCGAGGACGTGGAAAAGATCCTCGCCGCCGCCCCCAAGGGGCCGCAGACCTATCTCTTTTCCGCCACGCTGCCGCCGCCCATCGCCTCGCTCGCCAAGCGCTTCCTCAAGGATCCGGTGAAGATCCAGCTCAGCGGCACCGGAGAACAGGCCCAGCATGCGGACATCGCCCACGCAGCCTGCCTTGTGCCCGACCACGTGCGGGTGAAAGCCCTCGTGAACCTGCTGCTGCTCGACAACCCGAGCGCCGCCTTGATCTTCACCAAGACCAAGGCCGAGACCGAGGAAGTGGCCGAAGCCCTCACCCAGGCGGGCCTGAGCGCGGCCTTCCTCCACGGCGATCTGGTGCAGGCCTCCCGGACCCGCATCCTCAACCAGTTCAAATCCGGCAAGCTGCACCTGCTCGTGGCCACCGACGTGGCCGCCCGCGGCCTGGATATCGGCGGCCTGCCGCTGGTGGTGCACCTCGGCATTCCCCACCAGCTCGAGAATTACATCCACCGCAGCGGCCGGACCGGGCGCGCCGGCGCCAAGGGCACCTCCATGTCCCTGGTGGCCTGGAAGGAAAGCCGCATCCTCATGGCCTGGGCCCGCCGGGGTGGCTTGAACATCGTATGGCGCCCCATCCCGCAGCAGGGCGACCTCCGCACCGCGGCGGCCCAGCGCCTGGCGGAAAAGCTGAAGGCAGCCGACACGCTGGCCCATCGGCCCGAGGCCGAATCGCTGCTCAGCGCCTACGCTCCGGTGGACCTGGTCTCCAAACTGCTGAATTTCATCGAACGGGAAGAAGCCACCGGCTTCGACATCCCCGAAGAACCGGCCAGGGACCGGGTTCCCTACAAGCGCGAGAATGCCAGCCGACCCTACGCGAAGCCGACCTTCGACCGCGGCGACAAGAAGCCTTTCGAAAAGAAGCCCTACGAAAAGCGGTCCTACGAAAAAAAGCCTTTCGAGAAAAAACCGTTCGAGAAAAAGCCCTATGCGGCCGGAGACAAGGGCGGCTTCAAACCCAAGGCCGACCGCCCAACGGGAACACCGTTCAAAAAGAAGGGTTGA